The following coding sequences lie in one Zingiber officinale cultivar Zhangliang chromosome 2B, Zo_v1.1, whole genome shotgun sequence genomic window:
- the LOC122049683 gene encoding horcolin-like — MAEASLTSAVDVNELCKSSEQNIPLKVGPWGGSGDTSFDIIGQPTSQITKILVKTGAVVDSLVISYVVDWEVQSYRAGGTGGVETHEFELGRGEYINKIFGSISDYNGETCISQLGFKTNLGKQHGPFGKGCGKEFAVPVVNGRIVGLFGQYTNYINAIGVSALLLSSLN, encoded by the exons ATGGCTGAGGCCAGCTTAACTTCCGCTGTAGACGTCAACGAGTTATGCAAATCCAGCGAGCAGAACATCC CTCTTAAGGTTGGGCCATGGGGAGGCAGCGGGGATACCAGCTTTGACATAATAGGTCAACCGACCTCCCAAATCACAAAGATCCTAGTCAAGACAGGAGCCGTCGTCGACAGTTTGGTGATCTCCTACGTTGTTGACTGGGAAGTCCAATCATACCGAGCAGGCGGCACTGGCGGTGTTGAAACCCACGAG TTTGAACTAGGCCGAGGTGAATATATCAACAAAATCTTTGGGTCCATCAGTGATTATAACGGCGAAACTTGTATCAGTCAGCTCGGATTTAAAACCAACTTGGGGAAGCAACATGGGCCTTTTGGGAAAGGATGTGGCAAGGAGTTCGCTGTTCCAGTTGTCAACGGTCGAATTGTTGGACTCTTTGGCCAGTACACCAATTATATAAATGCGATCGGAGTCTCTGCTCTCTTACTCTCctctcttaattaa